Genomic window (Rosa chinensis cultivar Old Blush chromosome 6, RchiOBHm-V2, whole genome shotgun sequence):
CAAGACAACAATACCTCTTGATGAAACCTTGGAGCTCTTCTGGACAACTTGGTGAATTACTCTTTGTGGTGTTCAACACTGCCTGTTTATGACATTCTAGCTAGAGCTGCTTGATATTTTATCTTGTTATAACCATTGAATTCTCTCATGAGTAAATCCGCTAACCCTTGCCAAGTACTTGGAAACTCAAGCTTGAACACGTACCACCTATTGGAGGCTTTATCAGACAAGTGCATAGTAGCAATTGATAGCTTCCTATCCTCGGGTATTTAATAAAATTCAAAGTACTGTTCTGCCTTGTTCAACCATTCTACTGGATCTCCTCCACTGAAAACATTGAAATCCAGTCTCATTTGCTTCATTGTTGGAAGATTCAGATCGAGATAGGGTGGTGTGTATGGATGAGGACGTGCTTGGAAAAATGGGTTGGATAAATGGTGTGAAACATTGGAACATATTGTGGGGTACTTTGGGGTAATGGTTGTTGGTAAAATGGAGCAGAATGGTGTGTTCAATTTTATGAGTATAGTGATTGGGATACTTGAGCAGTGGTGGTTGTTGCAGATGTGGATGGTGCACTATTCAATTATGGTGTAAATTTCTGTGTGTAAGTAGGTGCTACAAAACTTGGGGTAGTATTATTAGGAAAATTATGCATAGTAACCGAGTAAGGACTAGCATATGTCATCACAAAAGGGGTATGTTCATTTGGGATCTGTGTATGCATATGAGATGGGTGTGGTTGAGAATGACTAAACCCTATGCCGCTAGATCTAGTAGTGGGTATGATATGATTGGGAGCCAAAATGGGTTTGCTAGAAGTATTGGGGTGGTGCTCCACTTAATGAACGACTGGCTATACTATTCACTACAGCCATAGTACTATCACTACCTAGAGGTCTAAGCCCTAAATTTCTAGCCACACCTTCCTATCTTTTTTCACCATCATTCCCAGTAACTTTTAACTCATTGGTGATCTCAACAGAACTAGTAAGCACATTACTAGTTAATTGTAATAACACATCATCAGTAGCAAAATTGAATTCAGCAAAAATTGAGGTATGAGTTGGATTACCCTCAAATCTGGCCATAGTGGATGAGGTATCCTCAATAGCTGAGACCACCGGTGGAGAAGGTagtgaaccaaaatgaacaGTGCCATCGGGTAGTGGAACCGCAGTGCTACCTTGGTTGACTATTGGAGGCTCCTTGAGAGCGGTGAGTTGCGCTTTAAAATCATCCACGAGCATGGATCGGAAGCTCTCCAAAGAGATGGCGAGTGAATCCTGGAGAGAAGCTTGCATCTCGTCTAAGCGAGTGTTGGTCTCATCATGgtgaatttgaagttcaaaTTCCAGGTACGATAGCTCACTGGAAACACGAGGTGGCGACGAGGGCTCCCCTGCCCCCTTCAATTTCCCCATGGACGAGCGGCTTTGATACCTGTTGTTAGGGTGATAACCCCAACCGGAAAATTAACATCAGAATATAAAAGAAGCAAAGGAAATTCAAATATATTGATCGATGAGACAAGAAATACAAAGGTCTGGTTTATATAGCCCAAGATGAGCTACCTACCACGGACATGTGTCCTTCATGTATTGGTTACAACTAATTGAAAGATAATTAGCAGCTTAACCCTAATTGACTCCGTTAACGACTAATTAACTAATAGTCATCCAAGCACATGAAAACTTAATGACTTCTTCTATCCAGAACGGCAATGCCATATAGGTATAATTTCATAACAGTGCCGCAGGTGAACGTAGAGCGGACGGACTGGATGTGGAAGGCGTTTTTGCCGGAGGGTTCGAATCGGGACCACCCGGTGGTCAATGTGTTTAGACCGAATGCAGTGGATATTTCGATGGTTGATTTTCCGGTGACGATTGTGGTTGTTGGGGGATTTGATCCTTTGCAAGATTGGCATAAGGGATACTACGAGGGATAGAAGAAACGCGGGAAACAAGCGAAGCTGGTGGTGTTTCAGAACGCCATTCATGCTTTCTATGCTTATCCCGAGTTGGATGACGCTTCTATGTTTATTAATAGAGTCAGGGATTTTGTGCAATCGCAATTAGTTGATGCTACTTTCAGACATTAACGGAGTCATAAAAGTTGGTTTTCAATTTGGTGTCAATTTTCTTTTCAGGATATATAAATGGCAGTCAAATAAAAGAGACATTCAAAATCTAAATATTACTGCTTTATCGAACAAAGGATCAATCACACGCTCACACCGGCAGGGTAGGCATAATTAACCAAATGAAAAATAAGAAGCATCAACATGCATGTGTTCAAGACAAGAATTCAATTcattttcacaaaaaaaaaaaaaattacattaacCACTTTTCTGGTCACTAGGTCCTGCCCCGTCAAGCTCAAGTCCTTTAAATCTTTTTGGATGaggttcttcttcctcttcctgacCTGCACCAATTTCAGTACTACTAGATGCTGCATCTTCCTCATATACTATACGGACCCCACACTTCTTCACTTGCCCAATTTCCTCATCCATTCCTCCCTCCACATGGAAATGAGATATAAATGAGAATTCAAGCTGAAGTTGATAGTAGATATCCTGCCACCCAGGTTTAAAGGAATATTTATCACGGTGTCCACAAAAGAACCAAATGTGATCCAACACAGGTATACCCCACTTTCCCCCAAACCCTAGATAACAGCGACCCAAGGATTCTCCATTGGCCATCAATAAGCAACGTAAGCCAAACTCATCCAAAGGCGGGAGTGGTTTGAGGAGTCTAAAAACAACACACCAGGCAAATCCCTTCCACTTGTTACTAAACCAACCTGGATGTAGCTCTACAGTTATCGAAGACCCCACACTTTGGTGATTGTACCACTCTGGTATTTCATTTCCAGGAGCAGTAAAGCTAAAATGAGGTTTAGAATGTGCTGAAGAACCCCAATGTTCAAACTTAAGGTAGCGTGTTAGCAATGAAAGTGCTGAGCTTTTACAGCTTTCATTGTCCACCATTTTGAAACAGCTAACACTcatcaatttctttatttgattgGTTAATGTGTCTAATGAAATGCAGTTGTTGATGTTTACACATGAACAAGTTGGAAGCTCTGGCAAAGCTTGAAGCTTGCAGCATGAATCCAAGTGAAGACATTCAAGTCTAAAGAGTTGCCCGATGCTCTCAGGTAGTCTAACAAATTGATTTTTGCTCAAATCTAACTCTCTTAACAAGGATAAGCATCCAAAATCACTGGGAATTTCAGAAAGATTGCAGTCACTTAGTTCCAGTATGGTTAATGAATGCAAACCAGAAAAATTGGGCAACGACAATCCTGCCGGAATGTGACTTCTTTTTCGCAATAACTGAAAAGGGTTGAAGATCATATTCCATGATTTATGTGATTGTCCTTTACATCCTCCAAGAAATAATTTTTTGAGGTTTTTCAAAAGACCAATAGAGGATGGCACTTCTCTTA
Coding sequences:
- the LOC121048861 gene encoding disease resistance protein RPV1-like, translated to MLSLKDCKNLVHFASSVRGLKSLEVLNLSGCSKLGKLPNDIGHLESLVEVDVSGTSIRELPCSIGMLERLVSMSLRDCKHLVCLPSSVGVLKCLKDLNLSGCSKLDKLPNELGHIACLEEVDASGTSIREIPYSIGMLEGLVSMSLRDCKNLVCLPSSVGGLKSLKDLNLSGCSKLDKLSDELGCVACLEKLDVSGSGIREVPSSIGLLKNLKKLFLGGCKGQSHKSWNMIFNPFQLLRKRSHIPAGLSLPNFSGLHSLTILELSDCNLSEIPSDFGCLSLLRELDLSKNQFVRLPESIGQLFRLECLHLDSCCKLQALPELPTCSCVNINNCISLDTLTNQIKKLMSVSCFKMVDNESCKSSALSLLTRYLKFEHWGSSAHSKPHFSFTAPGNEIPEWYNHQSVGSSITVELHPGWFSNKWKGFAWCVVFRLLKPLPPLDEFGLRCLLMANGESLGRCYLGFGGKWGIPVLDHIWFFCGHRDKYSFKPGWQDIYYQLQLEFSFISHFHVEGGMDEEIGQVKKCGVRIVYEEDAASSSTEIGAGQEEEEEPHPKRFKGLELDGAGPSDQKSG